The genomic region aaattaaaagcaattaaataaatatggcaAAGTATTAGGCTATGTGTTTGGAAAAGTTTCAATTCAGTCGTATTTTTAGGCCGGACTAAAATATTACAAGTACTCAAACCACTTGCTacatcattaataaataaaaatattttcataattttttttcgtgaaaAAGTTGAAATTCAAATGATGCAGTTGGTACTAAACGAAAGATATTTAAGAAACACAAATTTTGACGAAAGTCaccaattttctttaaatttagtagttaaattaaaattatataatacattataatataaaaagttaaattccATAAAGGTTTTGCATAATCCTTAAAAACAATTTAGTAGAGtgtccatttattttttaattacatataagaAATTCAATAATAccgtttaataaaaattatttcacttcagGTTGCTATTAAGAATGCTCATTGCGGTATTTTCAAGTTCCGAATATTTCGGGATTATCTTGTATTAATATCGGGATCCCGAAAATTTTTACGTATCGAATTTAAAGAAGTAAAGACTTCTttacttcaaaatttgtttacaatgtAAGCTGTATCattgaaatttatatatatttatatttataaataaattaattcaatcaATCGAACTAAGCAAACTTttgttgtttacaaatttttacaaatctaGATAAAAAAGCATTTAGCAAAACGagttccattatttttgcgtaaaatctTTGCGCATATGGCTTCCAACTGTTTCATAGTCGATCTTTAGCGCCTGGGCGATACTTCGACTACAAATTCGATTAtctctgtgattttatcgacattttcgactttttctttaacatcaaaaatacctgaacggaatcgacaaaaccaaaattgcgCATAATTAACGGTTACAGTATCGCCACCATAAAcagcattcacaatttcagcggtctggcttgcattttcccCCCTactaaagaaaaactgtaaaatgtaccgaattttctccttgttgacttccattgttaacaccctgtaactctgaacaactgaatggaacaaacgaaaaactgcaaaaaactatttttagtgtgaaatgtcaactGGACAAGGAGCTTAAACTTTCAATTCTTTGATCGATACTTAACAAGATATTTATCGATCTCTACCTTATCCACTAAGAAAAGAATGGCTCGCTTTCTTcccaaactaaaatttttctacaattatAATAATTCAAAAGCGTTAATTAGTCTGCTTGTAGGGAGAAAATTTTGCCATTTCAGGATTTCCATGACTTCAACAGgattaatttagtattttacagctttaaataaattcttatttaacttatttcttaGTACTCACATAGTTTTCCACTTCAGAACCTATCGCACACAGCACCACTATTTGGAATCCTGCTTTTAGCGTTGACGATAAGttgtagaatattttaaaaattgttggcTCTTCGAAAAACATCTGTGCACACCAATATAAATtacaaacaaggaaaaaaaacttttccattATAAATAGAAGAATGCACCAAGCAAAACAATCATCCGCACAGCCATACGCCTTATAAAGGCGACCATACAACAGACGCAACAAATTCAGCTGCTCGTATTCCCGTGGCGTATATGGCATCCAAATATCACTGCCATATCTCGACTTATGCTTATTCTGTGCAACTAACTTCTCCAACAGTTTTGTGACATTTTGCGCCTCCTGATTCAAAGTCATAATGGTGTTAATGATTTGTAGGAAACGGGTTTGGGTGCCCAACTCAAGAAGCACAGAATAGTAGCTTACTGGTGTGCGGTAAGTCGTGAACATAACCCATAATCTTACTAATTCACAAAACAATGGCACGCTAAACACCAGAATCATACTCCGAACAGGATAAGCTGCTACTTCCGCTTTCGACAAATGATTTGCACCAAGTTCATGTAGTTGGCAACGCAGCGTAGTTAATTCACCAAAGCTGCGCTTCTTAACCATCGATTCGACTATCGCCACAACGTATATGAATAGGTCCAGATGAAAGTGTATCAGACCCAATATGTCGGCAAGATTAAAAATAACgtcttcaaagaaaaatgagaaCACCACATAAAAGTTGGCAGTAAGCCAAGCGAGCATAGCGAGACGTAAAAAAGTGCTGAGCAGTGGTAAATGCGGTATGGGCAGCAGTGTCGTCAAGCAACAGAGCGTACGTAGCACAGATTTTATTAGCCACTCCAAACGTTGCATTTTCGTTGATAATTGAAAGAAGACTGTTGAGAAAAGCAAATCATAATTGATAGTAGAGGAATACAGAATAAATGCCCCTTCTACTCTATGGAAGGGGGATATGCTCGGTCTAAAACAAGTTCATTCTGAAAATAAGTGAGGTATAATTATGCGTTTACACATAATAGTATATGAgttggcaaaaaatggggtagAACAATGTAGTAATTAGCTAACAATTGGAATTTCTGTAGttagtaataaaattttacaaaataaaagaaactcgAAATAATTCATATCTAAACCTTGGAATAATTAAGTGTTCTAAGCAGTatatccacatacatacatacatatgtatgtacgtcgcAGCCTAGTTACTTGCGCGTGGCTACCATTGGATTGGTCTCGAATTCATTTCCAgcatgtataaaaattttgtcttCAGAGCGGATACGCCTGGCAGCGTCAAAGATCCGgctgtatttctgctatgaaaaaactgCTCATAAGAACAGATGGTTCTCATTCGGAGACAGTTTAATATGAACAATGAAATTACTAAACTTTTAGGAAAATCAAAAAGCGCGTCCATGAAAAAAAAGCGCGGCTAAAATCCTAATatttatattgggttggggaacaAGTTCgcagcgtttttaccgaaggcttttatttaaacaaaaaaaataccagtctaacggttagacgcgatagaagtgaaaccttccgtaaaacaaactgagagagaatgagacgaaggcagcattaggagcgggataattataggttcattataatattgctataaagttcatattttattcatcctcaatgttttcaatttcaacaaatgatatgagtggcttatgatagctaaaatatgatacaaatactttggtttcgatgttgtcaacatctctttgaaataccgtgtcaattgttgtttttttctgtcgatattcacgacacttttctgcataatttttcggcataattgcggtaaatgtttaaaaatgaaaatatttacgaatataaaaatacggacgcaatacagcacacgcggttgctattatgagcgtcgtaacgcgtataatacacagacgtactaacatacacgcaaacattcgtaggacgcttggtttgaattttttatacatatgtatgtatgtatgctatactatggcctagcctatgtacgtacatacatatttgtgttctgaacttccagcaaaacaatgcttattaatatacacatatgcatctacatacaaccgcacacacaggccactcactttattcctgtaaatgcgtatgtcgtccaaagctaaaattctatgcctagcgagtacaagaacaaaatgcattaataggcgcaggcgtagcggccatcatcctagttgccatagcgctgaacagtcgcggcggcgccgaacagtttcaactattgtactgtgcaacaaaaactcatcatcaaaaaattgatttataaattcgagctcatagttctaagagcaagtactttcattcataaaacgagccacccatatgctaattttctcgacaattcgaaaatagtcaatattggaatatttcgcgtagaattatttgccaatattcaatttttgtcaagtcgagtgcccgcggctccgtaaatatgtttgcacccatatatgtatgtaaatataatatatgtttctaaatgctcgacaaccgcagctgcctgttcaaggttactgtacattaggccgggtcgatttgtgggaaggcaaaaaaatcgcccattgctctgtgaaaatcatattctagaaaATTATattcagaaatcgttttagaggtatggtttcttcggcaaaatttcttattttgatccctagaatacgattttcatagagcaatgagcgatttttaaatcgacccgccctactgtacatgcaatgctgtgcctatgaatgcgcgctggatttcttgagaaattttaccgtatgttttgctatatacatatatccgcatatatttatacatatataaattcacaaatttaaatttgcttatgccatccttctgtgtgcctggtaatgaagcattttctatacatacatatatatacgtatatcttttttcttcttcttttcgctttctgtcgctttttcgtttcatcgagtctcaaatcactgccaacgattctaaagaagttttcacttcaaaaacaataattatatcaataagttaatcaattatatattcgccgttgctgtttacaacaactccccacctctcgaccaattggTTGATGTCGtcccgccaaaaatcgcctggtctggtgtcaaagaaattgttgagccagtttttaagaagTTCTTTGTTAAGAtaaggagcggaaaagatgttAATTCGAGCTCTTTGAGTGTCGGTCTTGGTGTCTGGTGTTGTCGTGAATAAGTATGGTTTGaacatgtcgatcaggtcttttcagtcgaatagcacCATTCACGCGTTGTAGTTGGCGAACATTTCCCAGTGCATCGTGGCCTCCCAGTCCcatcaaacacatatcatgatcttctttggatgaagatccggcgtCACTCTCggttttggcgtatctcctgagccacccactcctttctttgctacatattgatgtataggcaccatttcttatCTCCCGTCACCATTTCCGGCCTTGTGTTGCTCgttggcgggcgagatgctgagaagcaattcgaagaaggcgactttcttcgtttttttcgtggagctcgtgaggcactcgGGCTaccaattttttggtaaatcaaattgaatgaaggtgattgagaatacttttatgatcgcagttgtTTTTTCCCGAAAATTGACGACTAGTTTGGCgaccttctctttcaaaagtgatttgagatgttCCTCACCGCATTCAGAAGACCTTCCGTGCGGcgcgtgtcatcgacgtcaaagtcgccactttgaactttgcaaaccatttacGTACtctagactcgcctatgacaccttctccatatacgtcgcaaatgtcccgggctgcttcggcagcttttcacctcaatgaaaaacaaagaagagtaggtgtcgaaaatgttaatttttgtcTCCTGGCTATTCCATTTCtgagcctcaaaactaataaaaaatgcaataactcaaaaatacaattagcaTAGTTTTGTAGtgcagaaagagttctaccgAATGTATACttacttattccccaacccaatatatcaATATATCATACACtcgtaaaaaaaagttgcaaattgaAACTTTGAATAGATGgcatcttgtattctatcatctgCTAAGCAGTGTTGCCCAACACCTAACGCATTCGTATTTTTCGCATACAGATAGCGCTATCTAATCGGACTACGGCCAACTCTCCAAAGCCGATCATAAATCAACAATGTATCGATGTTCTCCGGGCTCAACATCGATCTTTATGAACGATACATCGCTGTTTATAAACATTTGCATTCCTAGTCATCTACGCATAAAGTTGACAACGCTCAAAGCGCTTGGAAAGGAATGTTAAGGAAACTATTATATTGAAGTGAGTTAGTTGATTGGTGTTCAATATGAAATGCGAACTTTGCGACTCAGGCGAACGTGACGAAGTTCAATATGGCGAATTTTTCATTGAACACTGTAAAGCTGTGCATATGAATTGTTTGGTTAGTATTTGTATTCATAAATCGCCGAGTTATTTGTGGAATTAATCAAGTGTACTATATTCTGTTATTCTTGCATATTGTGTTGCGGATATGTAATCAAGACGAatctataaatatgtatgtcttCGCCTTTCGGGGACTCCCGGTTTAGCGGGAAACAAGTGACGCTTGCAAAACACTCAAGTGTTGCCACTCaaactaaaaatacaaaaaccataaCATGATTTCGTGGATCAGGAACTAATCTTGATGTTGGCTATcatatagcattttttttgcatttaatttgctgaaataattttttttatctgtttcATGTTTCAGCTATTGTCTACTGGCTTGCAACGGAGGGGTTATAATGGTACTAACATTAACGGTTTTTTACTTAGTGATATTGCAAAGCAACGTCAATTGGCCTCTAAACACGTAAGTTGCAATAAAATAAACGCAatcataaaaacaaactttgctgtagattagattagattaaaaatttccaaatgagAAGAATAGgaatcaattattttaaaatatgtaatattactACATACAATGATGTTCAAAATAGTAGCACGCGATTTATTACTGAgctttgaatattttcttttttaattttaaaattttttatttttttattgtataaaaatgtttatttaatttttttacacaaatttttatttttatttgtttttatttatattactattatttttattatttaatttaattttattttattttaaaaagctta from Anastrepha obliqua isolate idAnaObli1 chromosome 2, idAnaObli1_1.0, whole genome shotgun sequence harbors:
- the LOC129238376 gene encoding gustatory receptor 23a-like produces the protein MQRLEWLIKSVLRTLCCLTTLLPIPHLPLLSTFLRLAMLAWLTANFYVVFSFFFEDVIFNLADILGLIHFHLDLFIYVVAIVESMVKKRSFGELTTLRCQLHELGANHLSKAEVAAYPVRSMILVFSVPLFCELVRLWVMFTTYRTPVSYYSVLLELGTQTRFLQIINTIMTLNQEAQNVTKLLEKLVAQNKHKSRYGSDIWMPYTPREYEQLNLLRLLYGRLYKAYGCADDCFAWCILLFIMEKFFFLVCNLYWCAQMFFEEPTIFKIFYNLSSTLKAGFQIVVLCAIGSEVENYSRYIGCLISRLPKPLGNKPYNDLVTNFSIQTLHQQFSIKAKHFCVLNRTLLGSMISAIITYSVILIQFLLGEK